The bacterium genome contains the following window.
CGCGGGCATCCTTGCCCGCAAAGCACTCGTCGAACTCGATAGTTTTTGCGGACTGGAAGTCCGCGCTCCAGCTGACTTTTCGGACAGTCTCGCCGGCGTTACAAACAGGAGTAAACGATGGAAGACAAAATTATTCTTTTGGTTGAAGACGATCCCGATGATGAAGCATTAACACTTCGTGCACTGAAGAAGAATAACATCATGAACGAAACAGTTGTAGTACACGATGGAGAGGAAGCGCTGGATTATTTGTTTGGCAAAGGAGCATTTGTCGGCCGTGATACTTCTATAATGCCAACGGTCGTCTTACTGGACTTGAAAATGCCAAAAGTTGACGGTCTGGAAGTTCTGAGACGCATACGAGCCGATGAGCGTATTCGCTTCATTCCTGTTGTTATTTTGACCTCTTCAAAAGAAGAGCAGGATTTGATCAGCGGCTACAGTCTTGGCGCCAACAGTTACATTCGAAAACCGGTGGATTTTAATCAATTTGCCGACGCAGTGAGGGAGATGGGTCTCTATTGGCTTGTCCTAAACGAGCCACCGCCTACAAGGAGGATCTAGCTTGGCGGAATTACTTCGGGTCTTAATCGTAGAAGATTCGGAAGACGATGCTGTTCTGCTACTTCGCGACCTTCGACATGCGGGATACGATCCCCACTTTGAACGAGTGGAAACTGCCGAAGCAATGGAGGCTGCTCTCGATATAAAGACGTGGGATCTGGTTGTTGCTGATTATTCTATGCCGCATTTCAGCGCTCCTGCCGCTCTGGCTCTGCTGCAAAAAAAAGGTTTTGACCTGCCCTTTCTCATTCTCTCCGGCAACATCGGTGAAGATATCGCAGTGGCTGCGATGAAAGCCGGGGCGCACGACTACATCATGAAGGGCAACCGCGCAAGACTGCTTCCAGCAATTCAACGTGAATTGCATGAAGCAACTGAACGGCGAACGCGACGGCAAGCCCAACAGAATGCTCATGAGATGGAACGCCGTTTTCGGGAAATGCTTGAGAATGTGAAAATGATATCCGTACTTCTAGATCAAAAAGGAAATATTACTTTCTGCAATGAATTCCTGCTAAAGCTTACGGGTTACCGGAAAGAAGATGTTCTTGGTCAAAATTGGTTCCGGACGTTTGTCCCGGAAGATGGACGCGAAGAAACTGAATCTATGTTCTTACAAAA
Protein-coding sequences here:
- a CDS encoding response regulator, encoding MEDKIILLVEDDPDDEALTLRALKKNNIMNETVVVHDGEEALDYLFGKGAFVGRDTSIMPTVVLLDLKMPKVDGLEVLRRIRADERIRFIPVVILTSSKEEQDLISGYSLGANSYIRKPVDFNQFADAVREMGLYWLVLNEPPPTRRI